The following is a genomic window from Nitrospira sp..
GCAATCTTTGTGGTGATGGTGGGGTTTCTCGCGGTGGGACTGACGTTGAATCCGCGTGAAGTGCCGTCTCCGCTAGTAGGCAAAGCGGCGCCAGATTTTTCGCTGCCTCAACTGCATGAGTCCGATCACGTGTTTTCGCCGAAGGAGATGGCCGGGAAGGTATGGCTGCTGAATTTTTGGGCCTCCTGGTGCAGTGGCTGCAAAGACGAGCATCCGGTGCTGATGCAGATGGCGAAGTCAGGAGAAGCGCCGATTTATGGTGTGGATTACAAGGACACGAGGGACGAGGCGCTGGGCTGGCTGCGCCAGTGGGGCAACCCCTATCAATTGGTCGCCGTCGATGCGGCCGGCCGGGTGGGCATCAATTATGGCGTCTATGGAGTGCCGGAGACCTACGTGATCGATAAGGCCGGGAAGATTCGGTATAAGCAAATCGGGCCGGTGGATCAGGCTGTGTGGGAGAACACGATTCTTCCTCTTGTGCGGGAGTTGCAAAACCAATGATTCGCACGTGGTTGTTGATCATTGCGCTGACAATCTCCGGTTTGGCGGCTGCGCAAGAGGCGCGGCCGCTGGCGGAGAATCCGATTGCCGAGGCCCGGCTCAAGGCGCTGGCGGTCGAATTGCGCTGTCTCGTCTGTCAAAACCAAACGCTGGCGGATTCCAATGCGCCGCTGGCCGAAGATCTGCGCCGGGAAGTGCGCGAGATGATCGCCAAGGGTATGAGCGACCCAGAGATTATCGACTTCCTGGTCGAGCGCTATGGCGATTTCGTTTTGTATCGGCCGCCGTTGCGCGCCGCGACCACATTGCTCTGGATCGGACCCTTCCTTCTGCTCATTGTCGGAGGTACGGTGTTGATTCTGGCTCTTCGGCGCAGACAGAAGACGCTTCCGGATGCGGTTGTCTCAGAAGCCGATCATGAACGTGTGGAGCAATTGTTCTCCGATGGAGCCAAGCATCCATGACGGTGACATTTTGGCTCATCGCCTCCGGTATGATGGCCGCGATCCTCGCGTTCGTACTCTGGCCTTTGCTGCGCCGCATGCCTGCGGTGGCTGCGGGAGAAGAAGAAAAACGCTTATCGGTGTACCGGCAGCAGTTCGTCGAACTGGAACAGGATCGCCGGAACAGCGTGTTGACGGATGAGCAATATCACATTGCGCGGAGAGAGCTGGAGCGCCGGGTGCTCGAAGAGACCGGCAGCGCGGAGCTTCCCCCTGCTGTATCCGGGAGTCAGATAAACAGCAAGGTTTTGGCGGCGGCGCTCGCGGTGGTCATCCCCACGGTCAGCGTGGGGCTCTATGCAAAGCTGGGCAGTCCTTCAGCGCTCTCCTCTGCTGGTTCCTCAGCGGCAGCTGAGGCAGGGAACGGAGGCCGTGAGCCGATCTCACTCGATGAGATGAATGCGCTGACCGAACGATTGCGAGTGAAGCTTGAACAGAATCCTGCCGACGGTGTGGGATGGGCCTTGTTGGCCCGAGCCTATGTCGAGTTGGGGCGCCATCCGGAAGCGGTGCAGGTTTACGAGAAGGCGATGCAGTTGATCCCGAACGATGCGCAGTTGCTCGCGGACTATGCCGATGCATTGGGGACGCTTAACGGGCGGAAGTTGGATGGAAAGCCAGAGGAGTTGATTCAGCAAGCCCTTGCCGCTAATCCTCGAAACATCAAAGCGCTGATGCTGGCTGGAACGGTCGCCTACAATCACAAAGAGTTCGACCGCGCGGCCTCGTATTGGGACGAGGCGCGGATCAATCTGCCTCCCGATACGGATCCTGAGGCGGTCCAAGAAATTGTGGCAGGCATCGCCGAAGCGCGCCAGCTTGCGGGTGGGCGCCAGGCGGCGCAGGGTGCCGTGTCATCGACTTCAACCTCGGCACCGGCGGCTGCGCCGGCCGGACCGGCTCTGGCGATCACCGGGCAGGTGACGATTGCTCCCGGCCTGGCAGCCAAGGGATCGCCGACCGACACGCTCTTCGTATTCGCTAAGGATATAAACGGTCCGCCGATGCCGGTGTCGATTGTCCGCGCGAGCAAGAAAGATCTGCCATTTACCTTTCGGCTCGACGATTCAACCAGCCCAATGCCGTCGAGAAAGCTGTCCAGCATGGGCACGGTCGTGATCGTTGCGCGTCTGTCCAAGTCCGGCGAGGCCATGCCGAAGAGCGGCGATCTCCAAGGCATAAGTGAACCGCTCAAACCGGGGGCCAGCGGCGTCACCATTGTGATCGATCGAGAAGTTCCCTAACGCAGGTTCTCCTCCCGCCTGCGATCGCTCCACGCGATCATCGGTTGAAACCGCTTCAGTAGAAATGCGTTGGGCTATCGCGCTGTGACGATTCGATTGGACGCGGCAATGCGTGGGTTGATCGCGTGTGGCTAGTGCCCGGAGGTGTTTTTGTCGATGGATTTTGCCAGGAGTTCTGTCTTGGCTGGGATCTGATTGAGGAGATCGGGGCGGGCTTGGAAGACGCCTTGGAGGCGCTCGCCGGTGGCATAGATGAGGTTGCCGGCCTGGCTGCCGAGTGTGAGTCGTCCGGCGATTTTTCCGTCTCTCCCCGTCGCGACAAATTCCGCGGACGGCGCCACAAGCCCATAGGGAGCCAAGGCGGCCGCTTGTTTGGTGACCCGCTCTTCGGCGGGGAGATTGGCCACGCGGCTGACAAGCAGATCGGCGGCTTCCTGGCTCAGCTTCTCGGTCGGCTGATCCTCGAGAACCCACTGGCCGTTGTCATTGATTAAGACGTACTGCTTATCTCGCGTCTTCACGGAGAGCATGGCGATGTCGGTATAGTCGATTCCCAGCAGCCGCTTGTCCTGGAGGGTAAACAGCTCACGGGACAGATCTTTGATGACTAGCGGATTGATGCGGTAGAGCGGCGCATCCGGTTTGGTTTCGGCAAAGGCTTCCCCGCTGTCCGGGTCGGGCTCATACAGTTTGACCGTCTGGTCTCCGTCTTGGGTGTGCAGGGTAATTTTCAGTTTCGGGGCGGTCAGCGTCTTGCCGATTGCGGTCCGTTCAGGGCCGGGATCGATGATGCCGAGCGCCTTCAAATCCTCCAACTTAAACAGGAGCGAACGCACTTCTGTCTGATCCGCCTCGGCGTCGATGGGGTAGCGGATTTTCCAGTTAGGCTTCGGCTTGTCCTTCGACAGGTTGTAGAGGACGATTTCCGTCGTCGGGTAGGTGAGCCGCACCCGGTCGAGCTCGGCTTGCACGAATTGCAACAAGTCCTTTCGGCGGAACGTCAGCAAGGTTTTGTTGACGAAGCTTTTCGTGGTCAGGTCGGTCAGGAGGACGCTGTGGGAGGAATGGCGATGGACGTACAGCGTCGAGGAGAGGGGGCCGTTGTCGCCGATCGATAAGGTTTCTTGCTGTGCGCCCGCGGTGACGGTAATAGTCGTAATTGGGTGCTCGAGTCCGAACGGGGCTAGCGCGCTCGGGTTCTCTTCAACGCTGCGGAGCACCTTCCCGGTCACGAGCGCCCGAATCATGGACTGCACTTCCCGCGTATCGGCGTCGGTCTGGAGTGGCGCGGTGATTGCCCAGCCCTTTTGCTGCCGCTTCATCTCCACTGAGCCTTGCTCTGTGGAAACCGTTAGGCCGGTGATGTCTGTTTCAGGAAAGGGCAGGAGGTTTTGTTGCGCGACGGCCTGTGTTTCTTCCGTCTGCTTCGCCGGCAGTTCGACGAAATAGAGGTAGCCTCCCAATCCCGCCAAGACTAGCAGCAGCAATAGTGTCGGCCAGTAGCGCATAGAGTTACAGACGGCGGCGTTTTCTCCACACCATCACACCGGTCAGGATGGTCGCGATGGGGAGGAAGAGCACTTGAATGTAGAGCAGCGCCCGTTCTTGCGTGGGATTCGGGATGAACGGGCGGAGCGCCGGTTCTTTGGGCACGATGGAGATCAAGTCCCGCTCTTCGGCCAGCCAGCCGGTGGTGTGCAAGAAGAAATCGGTGTTGCCGGGAAAATTGAAAAACGCATTGGTGGCGAACGTTGAATTGCCCACGACCACGATAGCCGGCCTGGGCTTCCCTTCCTCTGGAGCCTTCTTTGGCGACAGGGCGGCGGCGAGCGGCAAGGGCCCCTTCACATCTTCTTGTTCATTGAGGCTGACCACGCGCCCTTGCATGTTGGTCTCGGCCCAACTGTTCGGTGAGGTGCGGGCCAGCGGCACGTAGTCCCAGTCTTTTCCAGCCTGCTCATCGAATGTCAGATGACGCGCGAGCGGGAAGAGCACCGCCGCTGTCAGGTCCTGGGTAATTTCATGTTCCGTGAAGGTGCGGACCAATAATGACGTCAGGTCTCCTTGAGCCAGCCGGTCTTGGAGATCGACTAGCACTCCCGATCCCAGCCCAAGGCCGTAATGGGCGAGCAGTGGGTCCAGTTCGGTTTTGGTATCCGGGTCGATCAGCGCGAGCAGGTGTCCGCCCTTATCTACGTAGGTTTGAATGCGGCTCTGTTCTTCCGGTGTGACTTGATTCCGCGGTCCGGCCAGCACGAGCACGGCGGTATCGTCCGGTACGGCCGCCTCTTTCAGCAGCGACAGGGTGCCGATGTCGTAGCCTTGTTTGCTCAGCGCCTCTTTAGCGAGAGAGAGGCCGTTGCGTTCTTTATCTTCCAGGCTGCGTTCGCTGTGGCCATCCAGAAAGACGATGCGCTTCTTGGCGGATTTGGAAATGCGGAGTAGCGCGCCGGTCAGCTCGACCTCCGACGGATTGGTCACACGAATCGTTTGCCCATTGCTTTCGAAGATGGCCGTGTCGGTTCGGAAGATGCCGTAGTTCTGCGCGATCTTCGGTTGCCGCTCCGGATCGACGAATTCGACGCTGAGCTTATTCGAGGCTTGGCGGTAACTCTCCAGCCGTTCTTTGTAACCGGTATAGCCCGGATCCTTTTCGCGCGTGAAGACGGTAATTTTCACATCTTGCGGAAGGCTGCGGAGGACGCGATAGGTTTGCGGCGCCAGGGTGAAATTCTGATTCTCTGAAAGGTCCCACCGGATTGAGTGGCGCGAGGCCAGGAAGTTGACGATCACGAGAATAGCCGCGACCAACAGGATCATGAGCAGGCTGTTCGCCCCCATGTGGGTCGAGCGGCGGCTGGAAAACGCTTTGACGGCGTCGAAGTGCAGAATGAAAAAGAGGATCAGACACAGGAGCGCCAATCCTTCCGCGATGGTCACGGCCCAGAGCAGGTCGGGGCTGAGGCTATAGGCGATGAGGCCGGCGACGGCCAGCACGGTTCCAATGATGCCGAGCGGGAGGGCTTTCAGGCTCATTTCCACCTGGTCGATTCTACGGCGCGGTGGGTGAGAAAGAGCATAAAGGCGAGGCCGCTGATGAAGTACACCAAGTCTTTGGTGTCGATCATTCCACGGACGAGGCGGTCGTAGTGGTCCATGAAGGAGACATACGAAATGATTTGCCCCAGCGTGGTGTCTCCCAACAGCGCGCCCAGTCCCGAGACCAACCAGATGAGCAGCAGGATGCCGAAACTGAGAAATGCCGCGACAATCTGGTTTTCTGTAATGGCTGACGCGAGCAGGCCGACTGAAATAAAGAGCGCGCCGAGCAGCGTCATGCCGAGATAGCCGGTCCAAATCGGGTTCCAGTCGAAGTCGCTGAAGAGCATCAGGACCGTCGGCACGAGGCCGGTCAGGCCGAGGAGGCTCAGAAATACGAGAAATACGCTGACGAACTTGCCCGCCACGATCTCATTGATGCCGATCGGCGAGGTCATCAAAAATTCAAATGTCCGGAGTTTGCGCTCTTCCGCAAAGAGCCGCATCGTCAGAATGGGCAGAATAATGAGGAGCACAAACCGCATGCTGGCGAAGAGATTCCTGAAGACCAGATCATTTAAGTTCAACTGAGCCTGGCCGCCCTGCATCTGCATGATCTGAATGGCCTGGTACCCGGCATAGACGACATACAGATAGGACAAGAATCCGAAGATTAGCAGAAAGATGGCGCCGACCACGTAGACGACCGGGGAGACGAAGTAGCCGCGCAGCTCTTTGGCGATGATGGCCTGCACCGGCGTCATGAGGCGGCTTCCTGTGTAGCCTCGGTGAGTTCGCTCACGCTGTCGCCTTGGGGCGTCAGGCCTTCTTCATGGCGGGTGAGTTGTAAGAACACGTCTTCGAGCGTCATGGAGATCGTTCGTAATTCGAGGAGGCCCCACTGATTGGCGATGACGAACCGGGCGACTTCATCGCGTTTGTCCTGGCCGAGCGCGCATTCGAGAAGGAACGTGCCGGCGGACTGGCCTTGAAAGACATTCAGAATACCTGGGATAGTTCGGAGTGCGGCCAGGCTGTTGTCC
Proteins encoded in this region:
- a CDS encoding ABCtranspaux domain-containing protein (MaGe:77310847), encoding MSLKALPLGIIGTVLAVAGLIAYSLSPDLLWAVTIAEGLALLCLILFFILHFDAVKAFSSRRSTHMGANSLLMILLVAAILVIVNFLASRHSIRWDLSENQNFTLAPQTYRVLRSLPQDVKITVFTREKDPGYTGYKERLESYRQASNKLSVEFVDPERQPKIAQNYGIFRTDTAIFESNGQTIRVTNPSEVELTGALLRISKSAKKRIVFLDGHSERSLEDKERNGLSLAKEALSKQGYDIGTLSLLKEAAVPDDTAVLVLAGPRNQVTPEEQSRIQTYVDKGGHLLALIDPDTKTELDPLLAHYGLGLGSGVLVDLQDRLAQGDLTSLLVRTFTEHEITQDLTAAVLFPLARHLTFDEQAGKDWDYVPLARTSPNSWAETNMQGRVVSLNEQEDVKGPLPLAAALSPKKAPEEGKPRPAIVVVGNSTFATNAFFNFPGNTDFFLHTTGWLAEERDLISIVPKEPALRPFIPNPTQERALLYIQVLFLPIATILTGVMVWRKRRRL
- a CDS encoding Cytochrome c heme lyase subunit CcmH (MaGe:77310845), whose translation is MTVTFWLIASGMMAAILAFVLWPLLRRMPAVAAGEEEKRLSVYRQQFVELEQDRRNSVLTDEQYHIARRELERRVLEETGSAELPPAVSGSQINSKVLAAALAVVIPTVSVGLYAKLGSPSALSSAGSSAAAEAGNGGREPISLDEMNALTERLRVKLEQNPADGVGWALLARAYVELGRHPEAVQVYEKAMQLIPNDAQLLADYADALGTLNGRKLDGKPEELIQQALAANPRNIKALMLAGTVAYNHKEFDRAASYWDEARINLPPDTDPEAVQEIVAGIAEARQLAGGRQAAQGAVSSTSTSAPAAAPAGPALAITGQVTIAPGLAAKGSPTDTLFVFAKDINGPPMPVSIVRASKKDLPFTFRLDDSTSPMPSRKLSSMGTVVIVARLSKSGEAMPKSGDLQGISEPLKPGASGVTIVIDREVP
- a CDS encoding hypothetical protein (Evidence 4 : Unknown function but conserved in other organisms; MaGe:77310846), producing the protein MRYWPTLLLLLVLAGLGGYLYFVELPAKQTEETQAVAQQNLLPFPETDITGLTVSTEQGSVEMKRQQKGWAITAPLQTDADTREVQSMIRALVTGKVLRSVEENPSALAPFGLEHPITTITVTAGAQQETLSIGDNGPLSSTLYVHRHSSHSVLLTDLTTKSFVNKTLLTFRRKDLLQFVQAELDRVRLTYPTTEIVLYNLSKDKPKPNWKIRYPIDAEADQTEVRSLLFKLEDLKALGIIDPGPERTAIGKTLTAPKLKITLHTQDGDQTVKLYEPDPDSGEAFAETKPDAPLYRINPLVIKDLSRELFTLQDKRLLGIDYTDIAMLSVKTRDKQYVLINDNGQWVLEDQPTEKLSQEAADLLVSRVANLPAEERVTKQAAALAPYGLVAPSAEFVATGRDGKIAGRLTLGSQAGNLIYATGERLQGVFQARPDLLNQIPAKTELLAKSIDKNTSGH
- a CDS encoding ABC-type transport system, permease component (MaGe:77310848) encodes the protein MTPVQAIIAKELRGYFVSPVVYVVGAIFLLIFGFLSYLYVVYAGYQAIQIMQMQGGQAQLNLNDLVFRNLFASMRFVLLIILPILTMRLFAEERKLRTFEFLMTSPIGINEIVAGKFVSVFLVFLSLLGLTGLVPTVLMLFSDFDWNPIWTGYLGMTLLGALFISVGLLASAITENQIVAAFLSFGILLLIWLVSGLGALLGDTTLGQIISYVSFMDHYDRLVRGMIDTKDLVYFISGLAFMLFLTHRAVESTRWK
- a CDS encoding Cytochrome c-type biogenesis protein CcmH (MaGe:77310844), with the protein product MIRTWLLIIALTISGLAAAQEARPLAENPIAEARLKALAVELRCLVCQNQTLADSNAPLAEDLRREVREMIAKGMSDPEIIDFLVERYGDFVLYRPPLRAATTLLWIGPFLLLIVGGTVLILALRRRQKTLPDAVVSEADHERVEQLFSDGAKHP
- a CDS encoding Thiol:disulfide interchange protein DsbE (MaGe:77310843), producing MKRFLLPLAIFVVMVGFLAVGLTLNPREVPSPLVGKAAPDFSLPQLHESDHVFSPKEMAGKVWLLNFWASWCSGCKDEHPVLMQMAKSGEAPIYGVDYKDTRDEALGWLRQWGNPYQLVAVDAAGRVGINYGVYGVPETYVIDKAGKIRYKQIGPVDQAVWENTILPLVRELQNQ